One window from the genome of Cryptomeria japonica chromosome 6, Sugi_1.0, whole genome shotgun sequence encodes:
- the LOC131053206 gene encoding probable aquaporin TIP-type, with protein MAIEIAFGRFDDAFCLKAFKAYLAEFISTLLFVFAGVGSAIAYDKLTSNAALDPAGLVGVAVAHALALFVTVSIAANISGGHVNPAVTFGLAIGGQITILRGIFYWIAQLAGAIVACLLLKFVTGGLSIPIHSVAASMSSLDGVVMEIIITFALVYTVYATAADPKKGNIGIVAPIAIGFIVGANILAAGPFSGGSMNPARSFGPAVVSGDFKDNWVYWVGPLIGGGLAGLVYGGLYIDHEEHIPLSQDY; from the exons ATGGCGATTGAAATTGCTTTTGGCAGGTTCGACGATGCCTTCTGCCTCAAGGCCTTCAAGGCTTATCTTGCCGAGTTCATTTCCACCCTTTTATTCGTCTTCGCTGGTGTTGGGTCCGCCATAGCTTACG ATAAGCTGACGTCAAATGCGGCTCTGGACCCCGCGGGACTGGTTGGAGTTGCAGTGGCCCACGCTCTTGCTCTCTTTGTGACCGTCTCCATTGCGGCCAATATCTCTGGCGGTCACGTAAACCCCGCCGTCACATTCGGGCTGGCCATTGGCGGCCAGATCACCATCCTCCGCGGTATTTTCTACTGGATCGCTCAGCTTGCAGGCGCAATTGTTGCCTGCCTGCTGCTCAAGTTCGTCACCGGTGGTCTG TCTATCCCAATCCACAGCGTGGCAGCCAGCATGAGCTCGTTGGACGGAGTGGTAATGGAGATCATCATCACCTTCGCATTGGTTTACACAGTGTACGCAACTGCTGCTGATCCCAAGAAGGGAAACATCGGGATCGTTGCACCCATTGCAATTGGGTTTATTGTGGGCGCAAACATTTTGGCGGCTGGGCCATTCTCTGGCGGCTCCATGAATCCTGCTCGCTCTTTCGGCCCTGCAGTGGTGAGCGGGGACTTCAAAGACAACTGGGTATACTGGGTGGGTCCGCTCATCGGAGGTGGGCTTGCAGGTCTTGTCTATGGAGGTCTGTACATTGATCATGAGGAACACATTCCTCTGTCTCAGGATTACTAA